A window of Gorilla gorilla gorilla isolate KB3781 chromosome 5, NHGRI_mGorGor1-v2.1_pri, whole genome shotgun sequence genomic DNA:
TTTAAGGCAGTAATGCAGGACAGATAACAGAGATAAAGGTAACAGGAGGTGATCTTTCAGCTCCATAATTACATTCCATATCAGCAACTGTTGCACAGAGAAActcaaaaggtaaaaataaaatatgaaaggatatTTATAACCAAAAGGAATTTTATCAAATTAAGAGCATGAGACATTTATCAGTTGAAACAATCTCCAATAATCTTGTGcaatataatttttgtcaaattttattttgtcataAACATTTgggatttataataaaaatggaaacttgaAAAATTATATTAGAGATAATATCTGATCATTTCCTCTGGCACTCTGGTGAATATGTGTTTTTTTCCGCAGGAGCACTGAAAATCAGGAACAATCCTGTATTTTTTGTGATAATCAACAAGGACAAAACTTCTCCATATGTAAATAACAGCGTTATGAGCAGCAATTCATCCCTGCTGGTGGCTGTGCAGCTGTGCTAGGCGAACGTGAATGGGTCCTGTGTGGAAACCCCCTACTCGCCTGGATCCCGGGTGATTCTGTACATAGTGTTTGGCTTTGGGGCTGTGCTGGCTGTGTTTGGAAACCTCCTGGTGATGATTTCAATCCTCCATTTCAAGCAGCTGCACTCTCCGACCAATTTTCTCGTTGCCTCTCTGGCCTGCGCTGATTTCTTGGTGGGTGTGACTGTGATGCCCTTCAGCATGGTCAGGACCGTGGAGAGCTGCTGGTATTTTGGGAGTAGTTTTTGTACTTTCCACACCTGCTGTGATGTGGCACTTTGTTACTCTTCTCTCTTTCACTTGTGCTTCATCTCCATCGACGGGTACATTGCGGTTACTGACCCCCTGGTCTATCCTACCAAGTTCACCGTATCTGTGCCAGGAATTTGCATCAGCGTGTCCTGGATCCTGCCCCTCATGTACAGCAGTGCTGTGTTCTACACAGGTGTCTATGACAATGGGCTGGAGGAATTATCTGATGCCCTAAACTGTATAGGAGGTTGTCAGACCACTGTAAATCAAAATTGGGTGTTGATAGATTTTCTATCCTTCTTTATACCTACCTTTATTGTGATAATTCTGTATGGTAACATATTTCTTGTGGCTAGATGACAGgcgaaaaagatagaaaatattggTAGCAAGACAGAATCATCCTCAGAGAGTTACAAAGCTAGAGTggccaggagagagagaaaagcagctAAAACCCTGGGGGTCGCAGTGGTAGCATTTATGATTTCATGGTTACCATATAGCATTGATTCATTAATTGATGCCTTTATGGGCTTTATAACCCCTGCCTATATTTATGAGATTTCCTGTTGGTGTGCTTATTATAACTCAGTCATGAATCCTTTGATTTATGCTTTATTTTACCCATGGTTTAGGAAAGCAATAAAAGTTATTGTTACTGGTCAGGTTTTAAAGAACAGTTCAGAAACCATGAATTTGTTTTCTGAACATATATAAGCAGTTGGATAGACGAAGTTCAGGATACCTTTAAAATTACCAAGCgaagtgagtttttaaaaatcaagtaagaCTATGAATGAATAGCAAATAAATTGCTcttcaaatgaaaaacaaatcaatgTTTTTCAGTCTTGTTAAGATGTGCACTTTCCTGTCCCTTCTGCAAAAGTATTTACTTGGCTAACAAATGTTAAATTCCTATTTGTTAACTGCTTTAGAGCTCAGCATATCCCACTCCCTGCAGACACTTTTCGTCTTTTAATCCATTGACTCTTCCCTCTGCTCTGGTATTTTTCCTaacaatatttctgtttttaaaaatttattccctttcctcttttctttacaaagctTTCTACTCTTTCCCAGCCTGCCAAAAATTTCATTTGTGAATAGCCTTTATCAAATTAttggtttcttttgctttggTTATTTTACCACAAGAGTCCTTTTAggtattaatttaatttattcaatCTTGGGAGAGATCTCAGGGTGTATGGGGCAATTTGCAAATGAAgacatcatgttgaccaggctgttgtAATTGTCAAACCAGTTACTGTCATTCTTGTAATTATTTCCTCCCCCAAAGTGGGAAGCAGAAGCCACTGTACTTCCCAGAATGATGTTAGGATGATTATTTGGCTGCTGTTCTTGCTATTGCACAAAACTGTTTAAAGAGTTGTATGAATAGAGCCCTGTGTTACATTATTCAGTTCATACACATTGAATATTACTTGTTCCTTTAGGGAGGATATCTTTCAAGTGCAGTctctagctttcttttcttttttttctatagtaAAACTTAATTACAGCAAGGAATTTGCAAGATTTAGAAGCCATGTGGAATATACATCAATGAGAAGCATTCAGGTATTCATCCATGTTTTTTCCATTTACCAAACATGAAACCTGTGCCTATATTGTAGTGAAATCAGTGCTAGATGCCTTAGACACAGGCATAACATCCCATTTTTGTCTTTAATAAGCTATGACTCTGGCAAGAAGCAATGTTGGTcactgaaaactttaaaaaaggcgAACACTAGCTCAACCAGGTAATTAAGGTTCAATATCAGTAGTAGTAAGGCATGTGGCTATTGTGTGTTCTTGACATTATGTAATGAGAATGGCTTTTACCTCTATGTCCTTTCTTCCCCAAATCCATAACCCCCATGTAGTCATGagaaaaatgtcagacaaaacTTTATCGAGGAATATTCTGCATAATATTTTATCAGTATTTCTCAAAACTGTCAGTCATCAAAAATAAAGTATGAGAAACTGTCATGATCTACAGGAAACTAagaagacat
This region includes:
- the LOC101153731 gene encoding LOW QUALITY PROTEIN: trace amine-associated receptor 6 (The sequence of the model RefSeq protein was modified relative to this genomic sequence to represent the inferred CDS: substituted 2 bases at 2 genomic stop codons): MSSNSSLLVAVQLCXANVNGSCVETPYSPGSRVILYIVFGFGAVLAVFGNLLVMISILHFKQLHSPTNFLVASLACADFLVGVTVMPFSMVRTVESCWYFGSSFCTFHTCCDVALCYSSLFHLCFISIDGYIAVTDPLVYPTKFTVSVPGICISVSWILPLMYSSAVFYTGVYDNGLEELSDALNCIGGCQTTVNQNWVLIDFLSFFIPTFIVIILYGNIFLVARXQAKKIENIGSKTESSSESYKARVARRERKAAKTLGVAVVAFMISWLPYSIDSLIDAFMGFITPAYIYEISCWCAYYNSVMNPLIYALFYPWFRKAIKVIVTGQVLKNSSETMNLFSEHI